The nucleotide sequence ACGGTAATAGAATTTTATTTTTAAATTTCATAAATCTCCTTAGATTTGAATAAAAAAGCTATTTTATTATAATAAACATCATTTTAGTTTTGAGCATTTTTTGAATTAATTGCTAAAAGTGAAATATTATCTTATCTTTTAATTTGCTAAATAAAAAATTTTGAAAAAATTGCCATAATAAAGATGAAATACAACCGTTTTTACTTAATTGTCCCAGAGGGGAATGTCTACATGAAAAGTTATATTACAATTTATTTTGTTCGAACTTATGATTTTTCCAAAGCTTATGATTTCTTTATTTGTTATAATTCTTTTTATGGAAAATACAATGTATAACTCTTTATTAAAAATTAAAGAAAAATATGATGAAATGCAACAATTATTAAATGATCCTGAAGTTATTTCGGACATTAAAAAGTACACAAGATTGAACAAAGAAATTAACTCAATCGAAGATATTGTTGTTGCTTTTAATAAATACTTAAATGCAGAAATGAACTTGAATAATGCCAAAGAAGTTTTAATGACTGAAAAAGATGAAGATTTTATCGCACTTGCAAAATCTGAAATAGCGGAGTCTGAAACTATCATGGAGAAATTAAGTGACGAATTAAAAATTCTAATTCTACCAAAAGATGAAAATGATAACAAAGACGTAATCGTTGAAATTCGTGGAGCTGCTGGTGGGGACGAAGCTAACATTTTTGCCGGGGACTTGTATAGAATGTATACAAAATGATGTGACCAAAATAACATGAAATATAAATTATTAGATTCTACTACCGCTGAAGCGGGGGGATTCACACTAGTCACATTTTCCGTAACCGGGGAGAAACCATATTCAAAATTAAAATTTGAAAGTGGCGTTCACCGCGTGCAACGTGTCCCAGTGACCGAAACAAAAGGAAGAGTCCACACAAGTACTGCAACCGTTACGGTTATGCCTGAAATTGACGATACAATCGAAATTGAAATTAAACCAGAAGATATTAGAGTTGATGTTTTCCGTAGTTCAGGAAATGGTGGTCAATCAGTTAATACTACCGATAGTGCGGTGCGAATTACTCACTTAGCAACTAATATTGTAGTTTCATGTCAAGAAGGTAAGTCGCAAATTCAAAACCGTGAATTAGCACTTAGAATTTTAAAATCAAAATTATATGATTTAGAATTACAAAAAAAACATGAAGAAGAATCAGGATATCGTAAGTTAGCCGGTAGTGGAGCACGGAGCGAAAAAATTCGTACCTACAATTATCCACAAGATAGAGTTACCGATCATCGTATTTCATTTTCAACAAGTCTTTCACCAGTTATTGATGGTAAATTAAATCCTATTATTGACGCACTTTTAACCGAAGAACAAAACGAAAAAATCAAAGAAGCAGGTTTAGAATAAATGCCAACAGTTGAAGATTTATTGCTTGAAAAAAGACGTTATGGTTTACCTGAAGAAGTTTCTGAACATGAAAAGGAGTTGCTTAAACAAGATACTCCAGTTCAAAAAATTATTGGATATGTTGATTTAGCAAATGTACGTATTTTTTTGGATAAATACGTATTAATTCCTAGATATGAAACTGAAGAATTGGTCTTAAAAGCAATCGAAAAAATACCGCAAAATGCCAAAGTTTTGGACTTAGGTTGTGGTAGTGGTTTTATCGCAATTGCACTGAAAAAAAATCGTCCTGATTTGGAAGTTTATGCAACGGATATTAGTGATGACGCGTTAATTCAAACAAAACAAAATGCCTTAATTAATGGTGTGAAAATTAATGTTATGTATTCAAATCTTTTTTCAATGCTTAGAGACGAAGTTAAAGAGAAAAAATTCGATGTTATCATTTCAAATCCACCATATATTTTAGAAAGTGAAGTTTTACCAAAAAGTGTTATA is from Mycoplasmopsis pullorum and encodes:
- the prfA gene encoding peptide chain release factor 1, which codes for MENTMYNSLLKIKEKYDEMQQLLNDPEVISDIKKYTRLNKEINSIEDIVVAFNKYLNAEMNLNNAKEVLMTEKDEDFIALAKSEIAESETIMEKLSDELKILILPKDENDNKDVIVEIRGAAGGDEANIFAGDLYRMYTKWCDQNNMKYKLLDSTTAEAGGFTLVTFSVTGEKPYSKLKFESGVHRVQRVPVTETKGRVHTSTATVTVMPEIDDTIEIEIKPEDIRVDVFRSSGNGGQSVNTTDSAVRITHLATNIVVSCQEGKSQIQNRELALRILKSKLYDLELQKKHEEESGYRKLAGSGARSEKIRTYNYPQDRVTDHRISFSTSLSPVIDGKLNPIIDALLTEEQNEKIKEAGLE
- the prmC gene encoding peptide chain release factor N(5)-glutamine methyltransferase, with product MPTVEDLLLEKRRYGLPEEVSEHEKELLKQDTPVQKIIGYVDLANVRIFLDKYVLIPRYETEELVLKAIEKIPQNAKVLDLGCGSGFIAIALKKNRPDLEVYATDISDDALIQTKQNALINGVKINVMYSNLFSMLRDEVKEKKFDVIISNPPYILESEVLPKSVINHEPFEALFAPDYGLFFYKKILENRKTFLEKNGMIFFEINPIHGQYWEILKSTFNLELLKDINQKDRMVIIQLND